The Pseudomonas moraviensis genome contains the following window.
CCGTTGAAGATGTGTTTGCGGCTCAGACCGCTGCGGTTCGGCACACCGTCCACTGGGCCGAAACCGACCTTGGTGGCCAGTACCCATTCATGCCGATGCCGGGCAATCGCCTCCCCGACGATCTCTTCGGAACGGCCGTTGGTGTAGACGTCGGCGGTGTCGATGAAATTGATCCCCTGATCCCATGCCTTGTCGATGATGCGCAGCGAATCTTCCGTGCTGGTCTGTTCGCCGAACATCATCGTGCCGAGGGTGAGGGTAGAGACCTGCAAGCCCGAGTGGCCCAGTGTGCGGAAGCTCATGCCGAAATCCTTTTGTCGGTGGGAAGGGGTTAATCAAATACCAGAAGCGTCAGAGCCCGCAAAGTGAATTATTGCACCGGTTAAACGCAAAAGATCGCAGCCTTCGGCAGCTCCTACAGGGAACGCATTCCAGAGAAGGAGCTGCCGATGGCTGCGATCTTTTGATCTGCGCGTCTGATTAGGCCCGCAACGCCCGCGTCATCCGCAAGGCCAACAGACTCCCGCCGACAATCACCGCCGCCAGCACATACAACGCCGCATCCGTCGAACCGGTGCTGTCCTTGACCCAACCGACCAGGTACGGACTGAGGAACCCCGCCATCTGCCCCATCGAGTTGATCAACGCCAGGCCACCGGCCGCCGCACCCGCGCTCAACATGGCCGTTGGTACTGGCCAGAACATCGGCAGGCCGGTCAGCGCTCCCATCGTCGCAATGGTCAGGCCGAGAATCGCAATCGCCGGATTCGCTGCAAAATTCACTGCAATCACCAGCCCGACCGCCCCCATCAGCATCGGTACCACCAAATGCCAGCGACGCTCCTTGCGCAAGTCTGCCGAACGCCCGACCACCAGCATGAACACTGCCGCCAGCAGATACGGAATCGCACTCAGCCAGCCGATCACCAGGTTATCGCTGAAGCCGAGGTTCTTGATGATCGAAGGCAGCCAGAAGTTGATCGCGTAGACGCCGCTCTGGATGCAGAAGTAGATGAGGCCGAACGCCCAGATCGCCGGGTTCTTGAACACCGCGAGCAGCGAGTCGGTCGCGGTCTTCGGTTTGTTGGCGAGATCTTCGGCGTGGTCGGCTTCGAGCACCGAACGTTCGTGGGCGGTCAGCCATTTGGCGTTGGCGAAACTGTCGCTCAACAGGAAATACGCCAGCGCGCCGAGGATCACGGTCGGAATGCCTTGCAGCAGAAACATCCATTGCCAGCCGGCCAGGCCACCCTGGCCAGCGGCGAAGTGGTTGAGGATCCACCCGGAAAACGGGCTTCCGAGCAAACCTGAGACCGGAATTGCCGACATGAACAGCGCCATGATCCGCCCACGGCGGAAGGTCGGGAACCACTGCGAGAGATACAGCACGACGCCCGGGAAGAAACCGGCTTCAGCCGCACCGGTGAAGAAGCGCAGGGTGTAGAACTCGGTGGGTGTGGTGACGAACAACAGGCAAGTCGACAGCGTGCCCCAGGTGATCATCATCAGCGCAATCCAGCGCCGTGGGCCGAAACGGGTCAGTGCCAGGTTGCTCGGCACGCCGCACAGCACGTATCCGATGAAGAAAATCCCGGCGCCGAGGCCGTACACGGTTTCGCTGAACTTCAGTGCATCGAGCATCTGCAACTTGGCGAAACCAACGTTGACCCGGTCGAGGTAGTTGAACAGGTAGCAGATGAAAATGAAGGGAATCAAACGCAGGGTGATGCGTTTGTAGACGGCGTTTTTACCGTCGTCGATGGTCTGGGTAGCTGCGGCGCTCTGCGACATAGCGGCTCTCTCTTTATTATGATTTTTTGCGATGCAAAGGGTAACGTTGATCGCCCTGAGAGTCTCGGCCACCTTTGGCCGGATTGTCTTTGTGCCTGAGCACAGGGTTTGTCGCCAGACCCTGTGCGGCTGAACAACCGCTTGTGCCTGAAATGAAGGATTGTCGCCGCTATGTTCGAACTCGATCACGACCTTGCCCAGGACATCGTCGACCGGGCCATGGCCATTTTGCCGTACAACGTCAACGTCATGGACAGTCAGGGCCTGATCCTCGGCAGCGGCGAACCGGAGCGGATCAACACCCGTCATGAAGGCGCGCAACTGGTGCTGGCCAACGGGCGTGTAGTGGAAATCGATGCGCAGACGGCGGTGCATCTCAAAGGCGTGCAGCCGGGGATCAATCTGCCGCTGCTGCTCGACCAGCGCCTGATCGGCGTGCTCGGCATCACCGGCGAGCCGGAACAATTGCGCACCTACGCCGAACTGGTGCGCATGACCGCCGAAATGCTCGTCGGCCAGCGCAATCAGCAGGTCGAGCAGCAGTGGCGGCGCCAGCGTTGTGATGATCTGCTGGCGCTGTTGTTGAGCGAGGCGGGGGATTCGCCGCGTCTGGTCGACGAGGCGCAGCAGCTCGGGCTGAAACCACAATTGACGCGGGTGCCCTATCTGTTCGAGCTGGGCCTCGAACACGGCCCCGGGCAAACCGTCGAGGCGTTGAGCGCATGGCTGATATCGCGTTATCCCGACAGTTGGTGCGTGAGTTCGGCGAAGTCGTCGCTGCTCTGGTGTCGCCCGGCGAGCCAGCACGTCGAGCATGATCGCCTGCTGGAAAAACTCGACGGCCTTGGCTGGAAGATTCTGCGTATCGCCGTCGGCGGGCAGGCGGATGGTCTGGCCGGGTTGCGTCGCTGCTATCGACGAGTCGGCGATTTGCTTGCTTATGGACGTGATGTGCTGCCGAATTCGAGGCTGCTGACGCTCAATCGTTACCGCTTGCCGGTCATGCTGTGGCGCCATCGCAACGATGATGCGCTGGACGAGTTGCTCAAGCCGCTGCGCAAGGTCATTGCCAAGGACAGCAACGGCCAGTTGCTCGCGACCTTGCGCAGTTGGTGCGAGCACGATGGTCAGAGTCAGGCGTGTGCCGATGCCCTGGGGATTCATCGCAACAGTTTGCGTTATCGGATGGAGCGGATTGCCGAGTTGAGCGGGGTTGATCCGTTGAAGCTGGACGGGATGCTGGCGTTGTATCTTGGGGTGCAGCTACTGCCGCAGACAGATCCGGGTTAATTGGGCGTCTTCAAAGACGCCATCGCGAGCAGAATGCATTCCCCTGTAGGAGTGAGCCTGCTCGCGATGGCGGCGGTACATTCACCGCAGAGCCTTTTGTGAAAATGAACAACAATCACCTCCAGCCCTTGTGCACCCGACCGGCGTCAACGCCCATGGCGACTGGCAGCATGAACGCCAATGCAACCGGAGAATTCCCATGAAGATCGTCATCGCCCCCGATTCGTTCAAGGACAGCCTGAGTGCCCAAGGCGTTGCCGAAGCCATCGCCCGCGGATTGGCTCAGGTCTGGCCGCAGGCGACACTGATCAAGTGCCCGATGGCCGATGGTGGCGAAGGGACGGTCGAGTCGGTTCTCGCGGCCTGCGAAGGCGAACTGCGCCGCACCCGCGTGCGCGGCCCGTTGGGTACGCCGGTCGACGCGGCGTGGGGCTGGTTGCCGCACAGTCACACGGC
Protein-coding sequences here:
- a CDS encoding sugar diacid recognition domain-containing protein, which encodes MFELDHDLAQDIVDRAMAILPYNVNVMDSQGLILGSGEPERINTRHEGAQLVLANGRVVEIDAQTAVHLKGVQPGINLPLLLDQRLIGVLGITGEPEQLRTYAELVRMTAEMLVGQRNQQVEQQWRRQRCDDLLALLLSEAGDSPRLVDEAQQLGLKPQLTRVPYLFELGLEHGPGQTVEALSAWLISRYPDSWCVSSAKSSLLWCRPASQHVEHDRLLEKLDGLGWKILRIAVGGQADGLAGLRRCYRRVGDLLAYGRDVLPNSRLLTLNRYRLPVMLWRHRNDDALDELLKPLRKVIAKDSNGQLLATLRSWCEHDGQSQACADALGIHRNSLRYRMERIAELSGVDPLKLDGMLALYLGVQLLPQTDPG
- a CDS encoding MFS transporter → MSQSAAATQTIDDGKNAVYKRITLRLIPFIFICYLFNYLDRVNVGFAKLQMLDALKFSETVYGLGAGIFFIGYVLCGVPSNLALTRFGPRRWIALMMITWGTLSTCLLFVTTPTEFYTLRFFTGAAEAGFFPGVVLYLSQWFPTFRRGRIMALFMSAIPVSGLLGSPFSGWILNHFAAGQGGLAGWQWMFLLQGIPTVILGALAYFLLSDSFANAKWLTAHERSVLEADHAEDLANKPKTATDSLLAVFKNPAIWAFGLIYFCIQSGVYAINFWLPSIIKNLGFSDNLVIGWLSAIPYLLAAVFMLVVGRSADLRKERRWHLVVPMLMGAVGLVIAVNFAANPAIAILGLTIATMGALTGLPMFWPVPTAMLSAGAAAGGLALINSMGQMAGFLSPYLVGWVKDSTGSTDAALYVLAAVIVGGSLLALRMTRALRA